The Prevotella sp. E2-28 genome includes the window AGAGGGCCAGATACGGAACGAACAGTCGGAAGGAGCACCAACCATAGTGTTGAAACCAACATTCAGATATAATGCAGGTTCCCAATTATCTTTCTCAGACAAGTATTTTACCTTTATCGTCTTTACTTTCAGTGTCGAGGAATTCAAGCTATCAACAGGCATTGATTCCGACAAGAGCTCAGCAGCATTAACCACTGTAAATGGGCACACCATAAGAAGTGCAGCAAAAAAGAGTTTCTTCATACGTTATTCCTTTTTAATAAAAAACAGGTGCAGCCAAAAGGCCGCACCTGATTCCTATAGGTAAAAAATTAGAACTTTGCCATTTTAATTGCTACGACAGCACATTCATCGCCCTTGTTACCATACTTACCACCTGCACGGTCCTTAGCTTGCTGGAGGTCGTTGGTAGTAAGGAGTCCGTAAATCACGGGGATATTGCTCGTAGCATTCAGACGCGCGATACCTGCTGTGACACCCTCGCAGATATAATCGAAGTGAGGAGTCTCGCCACGAATCACGCTGCCCAGTACAATCACAGCATCGTAACCGTCATTGAGTGTCATCTGGTGAGCACCGTAGATAAGTTCGAATGAACCGGGCACCGTCTTCACATGGATGTTCTCCGTCAGCGCACCGTGCTTTTCGAGCGTAGCCACGCAGCCTTCCAATAGTGCACCCGTAATTTCAGGGTTCCACTCTGCCACCACGATGCCGAAGATCATGTTCGATGCATCGGGTACGGCATTGAAGTCGTAGTCACTCAGATTATGAAGTGCTGTTGCCATTATTTCACGCGCTCAATATAAGCATCGATGGTGTTATACTCAATAGAGTTGAGGTACTTAGCCTTGATTTGCTCGTAGAGCTTCAGTGCTTCGTCCTTCTTACCCTGACTCTCAAGGATTTCGCCAGCCTTAATCAGGAACTTGGGTGAGAGTGTGTTGTTGTCGGCCTTCTCTGCAGCCTTAACGAAGAGCTGAGCAGCCTCGTCAAGCTGATTCATGCTTGCCTTAACATCAGCCAAAGCGCCAAGAGCAGCGGGAGATACCATAGCATCGTCAGCAGCATCGTACTTCTCCAGATAGTCAGCAGCTTCCTGCATCTTGCCCAGGTGAGCATAGCAGAGACCAGCATAAAGGTTAGCCAAATTACCTACCTTGCCACCTTCCTCAGCCAATGCGAGGAAACCAGCGTTAGCACCGTCACCGTCGAGTGCCTTCTGGAATGACAAAGAGTCACCATTCATAACAGCATTGCCAAAGAACTCCTGAGCCTTTGCCATCTCTGTGCTGGCGGAATTAAACTTGTCATTAGAATAGCTGTTGTAGAATACGCCTGCGCATACCAACACAATCAGCGCTACGACAGCGATGATAATCACATTCTTGTACTTGAGAACCAATGCCTCATTCTTGCTGTGCTCGTTTGCAGCAGGAGCACCATTTGTTGTTTTTGTATCTGCCATTATAATTTTTGTTTTTATTTTCGCTAATAAATTGCGGGCGCAAAATTACAGAAAATATTGCATATAGTGAAATTTATTGCCGACTTTTTTTGTTTTTAAGGCTTAAAAGCAGTAATTTTGCAGCGAGAATTAGGATTTAAGGTTTAAGATTAGAGGTTTACGGTTTGATTTTAGAGCGTCTTTCCATCATCAATTATAAGAATATTCAGGAGGCAACATTACAGTTGTCGCCAAATATCAATTGCTTCATTGGTCACAACGGAGCAGGCAAGACCAACGTGCTCGACGCCGTATATTTCCTGTCGTTCTGTCACTCAGCTCAAACCACCCAGGATTCACTCGTCATTCGTCATGATCAAGACTTCTTCATGCTGGAAGGAGAGTACCTAACCTCTAACCTCAAACCGCAAGCCTCTAACCTCACTATCCACTGCGGCATGAAGCGAGGCACAAAGAAGGTGTTTC containing:
- the ribH gene encoding 6,7-dimethyl-8-ribityllumazine synthase, which encodes MATALHNLSDYDFNAVPDASNMIFGIVVAEWNPEITGALLEGCVATLEKHGALTENIHVKTVPGSFELIYGAHQMTLNDGYDAVIVLGSVIRGETPHFDYICEGVTAGIARLNATSNIPVIYGLLTTNDLQQAKDRAGGKYGNKGDECAVVAIKMAKF
- a CDS encoding tetratricopeptide repeat protein, coding for MADTKTTNGAPAANEHSKNEALVLKYKNVIIIAVVALIVLVCAGVFYNSYSNDKFNSASTEMAKAQEFFGNAVMNGDSLSFQKALDGDGANAGFLALAEEGGKVGNLANLYAGLCYAHLGKMQEAADYLEKYDAADDAMVSPAALGALADVKASMNQLDEAAQLFVKAAEKADNNTLSPKFLIKAGEILESQGKKDEALKLYEQIKAKYLNSIEYNTIDAYIERVK